The bacterium genome includes the window GGGCAGGGAGCGCCCGGGTTGGCGTTGCGGCCATCTTTCTGCTTTAGATTCAATGACTTGTAACTTTTTCCACAGGGTCGCGCTTTTCGATTGAAAACGCCGCCCGGACTCTGCTAGTTTGCCGGCTGCCTGAGGCATCCAGGGCAACATGGCCCCCGCCTTTTCCACTGTTTCCAACTCCTTACAATGGATAGCGGAGTTCTCGCCCTATCGGCGCTGTGGATAAGTCTGTGCCCGCCTGTGGAATGCCGGTGTAATCTGTTGTCTGGTTATTGGTTGGGCGGTTTTCCACGCGGTGGACAGTGGAGGTCGCTACTTGGCAATGTCCGAGCTCGAGACGGGTGCCCTCTGGGAGCAGATCCTGGAGGTCGTTCGCGGCCAAGTCAATGGGCAGTGTTTCAAGACCTGGTTCCTGCCGGCGCGTCTGCTCCGGCTGTCCGACCAGACCCTCTACCTGGGTGGCCCCAACCAGTTCTTCCTCGACTGGCTCTCGGAGCACCACCGGGACACGCTCGAAGTGGCGGCCACCGAGGTGCTGGGCTTCACGCCGGCTTTCGAGTTCCTGGCCTCGGAAGCGCCTGCCCTGCCTGGCAAGGAGGAGCAGGAGCAGCGGCGCAACCGGGGCGGCTTCTTCCGCCGCTACACGCCGCCGGCGACGAAGAGCGTGGGCCTTCAACTCAACGCCAACTACACCTTCGAGGAGTTCGTCGTCGGGGACAACAACCGCCTCGCCAACGCGGCCAGTCTGGCGGTGGCCGATAAGCCGGGGCGAGTCTACAATCCGCTCTTCGTCTACGGAGGGGTTGGGCTCGGCAAGACCCACCTCGCCCAGGCCATCGCCCACTCGGTGCTCGCCGTGCACCGCAAGGCGAGAGTTTCCTATACCTCGAGCGAGCGCTTCATCAACGAGCTGATCTTCTCCATCCGGCAGGGCAAGACGCTCGAGTTCAAGAACCGCTACCGCGGCGTCGACCTGCTCGTCATCGACGACATCCAGTTCCTGGCCGGCAAGGAGAGCACTCAG containing:
- the dnaA gene encoding chromosomal replication initiator protein DnaA; translated protein: MSELETGALWEQILEVVRGQVNGQCFKTWFLPARLLRLSDQTLYLGGPNQFFLDWLSEHHRDTLEVAATEVLGFTPAFEFLASEAPALPGKEEQEQRRNRGGFFRRYTPPATKSVGLQLNANYTFEEFVVGDNNRLANAASLAVADKPGRVYNPLFVYGGVGLGKTHLAQAIAHSVLAVHRKARVSYTSSERFINELIFSIRQGKTLEFKNRYRGVDLLVIDDIQFLAGKESTQEEFFHTFNALHDAEKQIVVTSDRAPKDIRELEERLVSRFEWGLVTDIQPPDLETRMAILRKKTEKDNIAIPDDVLFLIAENVRSNIRELEGSLIRLLAFAGLTNSPIDIDLAREVFKEVVTRQPRVPNIQEIQRLVAGHFHLTIEQLTSDKRNSEIVLPRQVAIYLSRELTGKSLSEIGRDFGGRDHTTVLHACRKIAQALNQPGELRSTVLHFQQHFGQIH